In Rhodamnia argentea isolate NSW1041297 chromosome 11, ASM2092103v1, whole genome shotgun sequence, one genomic interval encodes:
- the LOC115747237 gene encoding LOW QUALITY PROTEIN: protein IRON-RELATED TRANSCRIPTION FACTOR 2 (The sequence of the model RefSeq protein was modified relative to this genomic sequence to represent the inferred CDS: inserted 2 bases in 1 codon; deleted 1 base in 1 codon; substituted 1 base at 1 genomic stop codon): MSLPPEDPNNRTPIESGSCPNLTLESLDDLWLLILQETSTGNNEGPSGSVFLEQQDQYLARTDQYPSFPERDILLHPPEIPGGALQKITIPGECSTSSSLAADTVEGNNDTNVELLLELAKSRELGVARSSKSVMSSEMTEMTIGMIRENKKEEHNAKESMRRKNLNACYWTLADLLPHSPSSKKIRGAPAIIDGVLEYIPEIEKEITELTSRRXNMLSAIDQNKQLVTEDTSHTTPESNNGRLTISVHEITKGELILQICMKRDWQNPRVSSLLWNLEAKGISILDASTVEVPHDRVCFHLNIQMNASSYGSDYIPMFKDXISFWLIRDS, from the exons ATGTCTCTTCCTCCTGAAGACCCCAACAACCGTACTCCTATAGAATCTGGGAGCTGCCCAAATCTTACCCTAGAATCACTTGATGATTTATGGCTGCTAATTCTACAAGAAACCTCGACCGGCAACAATGAGGGTCCCAGTGGAAGTGTCTTTCTTGAGCAGCAAGACCAATATTTAGCACGGACCGATCAATACCCGAGCTTTCCCGAACGTGACATCTTATTGCACCCACCAGAAATTCCTGGTGGCGCTTTGCAGAAGATTACAATCCCCGGAGAATGCAGCACATCATCATCTTTAGCAGCTGATACTGTAGAAGGAAACAATGACACGAACGTCGAGTTACTGCTTGAGTTGGCCAAGTCAAGAGAACTAGGAGTGGCCAGAAGCAGCAAATCAGTGATGAGCTCTGAAATGACTGAAATGACAATCGGGATGATCAGAGAGAATAAGAAGGAAGAGCACAATGCCAAGGAGAGCATGAGGAGGAAGAATCTCAATGCCTGCTACTGGACACTAGCTGATTTGCTCCCTCATTCTCCTTCATCCAAG AAGATACGGGGTGCGCCGGCTATAATTGATGGGGTACTTGAGTACATTCCAGAGATCGAGAAGGAAATCACGGAGCTAACCTCCAGAAG AAATATGTTATCCGCGATTGATCAAAACAAGCAATTAGTTACCGAGGATACCTCTCACACAACGCCGGAAAGTAACAATGGGCGTCTGACTATTTCAGTGCATGAAATTACTAAAGGTGAACTCATCCTTCAGATATGTATGAAGAGGGACTGGCAAAATCCCCGTGTT TCCAGTCTTTTGTGGAATTTAGAAGCCAAAGGCATTAGCATTTTGGATGCCTCCACTGTTGAAGTTCCGCATGATCGAGTCTGCTTCCATTTGAACATCCAG ATGAATGCAAGTTCATAtggatctgattatatcccaaTGTTCAAAGACTAGATAAGTTTCTGGTTAATTCGTGATTCTTGA